In one window of Deinococcus ruber DNA:
- a CDS encoding NPCBM/NEW2 domain-containing protein, translating into MRKQRWWLAATCAAVLGLAGCSDQSVPQSGDSAAAGQETQADPYAGGKTYPWSDRLDPSSDAASIPGGFPWTGFHASSGGLKTAAVGSGDTAYLSDLSWTSAKNAWGPIEKDMSNGEQGSGDGHPLTIGGQVYAKGLGTHASSEVNYALNGLCTTFSASIGVDDEVGTRGSVVFEVWNGTTTRLYSSALLTGNDPATAISVDVTNVQNLRLVVTDGGNGINNDHADWADAQIVCPQKPLSGQTYLSDLMWTSAQSGWGPIERDMSNGDKLSGDGHPLTIGGQVYAKGLGVHALSTITYALSAQCSAFDAQVGLDDEVTDHGSVVFQVFGDGTLLFDSGVLHGIDAPKALSVNLSGVQELKLVVGDSGNGITNDHADWGDAKLTCSTDTTAPATPANLTALPGTGSVALDWNDNTESDLVGYRVSRAAQASGPYTLLTAQPITVSAYTDTAAGSAQVFYQVVAVDRSGNASAPASISATPSSGTPKIVTENPDAFPFPDRLVFSRIGSLSSPPSNAVHDLSTLRVKNTGTGPLTITGLNIVGTWVLDPAIPLPTNVAAGGTLNVRLRFTAQTNKVNMGTLTVVSNDPTTPNLSIQLAGLWQSLPENNQEPNPLQIRDAFGYTFSFLGGEPGLNQDGLVRPQGDEVIAPYWQRADLSQPVTVRQLAAYHTQGNTGTLYWHDKASSSATALFTHIADDAQTIFPRISGGLPAVTTFTPTATFGLRVDGEWSDPRRNSQTADRSNGCARPCGQHLRFWPIKDRAGALVPNTYMLIMDYSGINYDYNDMIYFISNVRPAPILLNVGGATYSAPNGDVWLSDKDQNGDAPYTPSTAVAQGSQTSTTPIAGTDNPVLYRTSRGDLGATTPQSSRLLTFNVPINNGTYLVKLHFADLTWTAPGQRVFDVSLEGQLRIANLDIVASAGGGNTALVVPIDNVQVRDGKLTIDLKASVDFPSLSGIEIVR; encoded by the coding sequence ATGAGGAAACAGAGGTGGTGGCTCGCCGCGACGTGTGCGGCGGTGCTGGGGCTGGCCGGGTGTTCCGATCAATCGGTGCCTCAGAGCGGCGATTCCGCTGCGGCGGGCCAGGAAACACAGGCCGACCCCTATGCGGGCGGCAAAACCTATCCCTGGAGTGACCGCCTTGACCCGTCCAGCGACGCGGCGAGCATTCCGGGCGGCTTTCCCTGGACAGGCTTTCACGCGAGTTCCGGGGGGCTGAAGACGGCAGCCGTGGGCAGCGGCGACACCGCGTATCTGTCCGATCTGAGCTGGACGAGCGCCAAGAATGCCTGGGGGCCGATTGAAAAGGACATGAGCAACGGCGAACAGGGCAGCGGCGACGGCCACCCGCTGACCATCGGCGGGCAGGTATACGCCAAGGGGCTGGGCACGCATGCCAGTTCCGAAGTCAATTACGCCCTGAACGGCCTGTGTACCACTTTCAGCGCCAGCATCGGGGTCGACGACGAGGTGGGCACACGCGGCAGCGTGGTGTTCGAGGTCTGGAACGGAACGACCACCAGGCTGTACAGCAGCGCCCTTCTGACCGGCAACGATCCGGCCACCGCCATCAGCGTAGACGTGACGAACGTGCAGAATCTGCGGCTGGTCGTGACCGACGGCGGCAACGGCATCAACAACGATCACGCCGACTGGGCCGACGCTCAGATCGTGTGCCCTCAGAAACCCCTGAGCGGTCAGACCTATCTTTCCGACCTGATGTGGACGAGCGCTCAGAGCGGCTGGGGGCCAATCGAGCGCGATATGAGCAACGGCGACAAGCTGAGCGGCGACGGGCACCCGCTGACCATCGGCGGGCAGGTGTATGCCAAGGGACTGGGCGTCCACGCGCTCTCGACCATCACCTACGCGCTGTCGGCTCAGTGCAGCGCCTTCGACGCGCAGGTGGGGCTGGACGACGAAGTGACCGACCACGGTAGCGTCGTCTTTCAGGTATTCGGAGACGGCACCCTGCTCTTCGATAGCGGCGTGCTGCACGGCATAGACGCGCCCAAAGCGCTGTCGGTCAACCTGAGTGGCGTGCAGGAACTCAAACTGGTGGTGGGTGACAGCGGCAACGGCATCACCAACGATCACGCCGACTGGGGCGACGCCAAACTGACCTGCTCGACCGATACCACCGCGCCTGCCACGCCCGCCAACCTGACGGCGCTTCCGGGCACGGGCAGCGTGGCGCTCGACTGGAACGACAATACCGAGAGCGATCTGGTGGGCTACCGGGTGTCCCGCGCTGCCCAGGCGAGTGGCCCGTATACCCTGCTGACCGCCCAGCCCATCACGGTTTCGGCGTATACCGACACGGCGGCGGGCAGCGCCCAGGTGTTCTATCAGGTGGTGGCCGTCGACCGCAGCGGCAACGCGTCTGCGCCTGCCAGCATCAGCGCGACGCCCAGCAGCGGAACTCCGAAGATCGTCACCGAGAATCCTGACGCCTTTCCCTTCCCCGACCGCCTGGTGTTCAGCCGGATCGGCAGCCTGAGCAGCCCGCCCAGCAACGCCGTCCACGACCTCAGCACGCTGCGGGTGAAGAACACCGGCACTGGCCCGCTGACCATTACCGGGCTGAATATCGTCGGGACCTGGGTGCTCGACCCGGCCATTCCGCTGCCCACCAACGTGGCGGCGGGCGGCACGCTGAATGTGCGGCTGCGTTTTACCGCCCAGACGAACAAGGTGAACATGGGTACGCTCACGGTGGTGTCCAACGATCCCACCACGCCCAACCTGAGTATTCAGCTCGCGGGCCTGTGGCAGAGCCTGCCGGAGAACAATCAGGAACCCAACCCGCTCCAGATTCGTGACGCCTTCGGGTATACCTTCAGCTTTCTGGGCGGCGAGCCCGGCCTCAATCAGGACGGTCTGGTACGCCCGCAGGGAGACGAGGTGATCGCGCCGTACTGGCAGCGGGCCGACCTGAGCCAGCCGGTCACGGTGCGCCAGCTCGCCGCCTACCACACCCAGGGCAATACCGGCACGCTGTACTGGCACGACAAGGCCAGCAGCTCGGCCACCGCGCTGTTCACGCATATTGCCGACGACGCCCAGACGATCTTTCCGCGCATCAGCGGCGGCCTTCCTGCGGTCACGACCTTCACGCCCACTGCCACCTTCGGGCTGCGGGTGGACGGCGAGTGGAGCGATCCGCGCCGCAACAGTCAGACTGCCGACCGCAGCAACGGCTGTGCGCGTCCATGCGGGCAGCATCTGCGCTTCTGGCCGATCAAGGACAGGGCAGGAGCGCTGGTGCCCAACACCTACATGCTGATCATGGATTACAGCGGCATCAATTACGACTACAACGACATGATCTACTTCATCAGCAACGTCCGGCCCGCGCCGATCCTGCTGAACGTGGGCGGCGCGACCTACTCTGCCCCGAACGGCGACGTGTGGCTCTCGGACAAGGACCAGAACGGCGACGCGCCCTACACGCCCAGCACAGCGGTCGCTCAGGGCAGCCAGACCTCGACCACGCCGATAGCAGGCACCGACAACCCCGTGCTGTACCGCACCTCACGCGGCGACCTGGGGGCCACGACGCCGCAGAGTTCGCGCCTGCTCACCTTCAACGTGCCGATCAACAACGGGACCTACCTGGTGAAACTGCACTTTGCCGATCTGACGTGGACGGCCCCCGGTCAGCGGGTTTTCGATGTCAGTCTGGAAGGCCAGCTGCGAATCGCCAATCTCGACATCGTGGCGAGTGCCGGAGGCGGCAACACGGCGCTGGTGGTTCCCATCGACAACGTGCAGGTCAGAGACGGCAAGCTCACC